One window of the Bombyx mori chromosome 20, ASM3026992v2 genome contains the following:
- the LOC105841612 gene encoding protein 4.1 homolog isoform X1: protein MRESMRRLAFDDGEEKAVRGVRRVRVELLDGDHITIEVHRKARGEDLLDRICEDLDVAEKDYFGLLHLQRGDPRVWVDLNKRLSKTFRNEPWEVMFAVKFYPPEPTALEDEVSRYQIGLAVKKDIAEGRLPCSPITLALLSSYELQAAAGDHGAGCQCGALLAAAPPPPAPLARSALQDNVHALYLKHRGMSPAQAELQYLASAARLPLYGAHTHAARDVTLALSAAGLALCNEGYRHYTPHTSRLTPHVSHLTPHVSHLTSHTSRLTPHTSRLTPHVSRLTPHTSHLTPHTSHLTPHTSHLTPYTSHLMYESCIVYGTRVFCTIHDSYTSHAKKCTFTFILR from the exons ATGCGCGAGAGTATGCGGAGGTTAGCCTTTGACGACGGCGAAGAGAAGGCGGTGAGGGGGGTGCGAAGAGTGCGGGTGGAACTCCTCGACGGTGACCATATCACCATCGAAGTACAC CGGAAAGCCCGCGGTGAAGACCTGCTAGACAGAATCTGCGAGGACCTTGACGTCGCCGAGAAAGATTACTTTGGACTTCTGCACCTCCAGCGAGGGGACCCCAGGGTGTGGGTCGATCTCAACAAGCGACTGTCCAAGACTTTTAGAA ATGAACCCTGGGAAGTAATGTTTGCTGTTAAATTCTACCCCCCGGAACCCACGGCGCTGGAGGATGAAGTGTCCAGATACCAAATCGGTCTGGCCGTCAAGAAGGATATTGCCGAAG GTCGGCTGCCCTGCTCCCCCATCACTCTAGCGCTGCTGAGCTCGTACGAGCTGCAGGCGGCGGCGGGAGACCACGGGGCGGGGTGTCAGTGTGGGGCGCTGCTGGCGGCCGCCCCGCCCCCACCCGCGCCCCTCGCGCGCTCCGCCCTGCAGGACAACGTGCACGCCCTCTATCTGAAACACAG GGGCATGAGTCCGGCGCAGGCGGAGCTGCAGTACCTGGCGAGCGCCGCGCGCCTGCCGCTGTACGGCGCGCACACGCACGCCGCGCGTGACGTCACGCTCGCACTCTCCGCCGCGGGACTCGCGCTCTGCAACGAAGGGTACCGACACTACACACCTCACACCTCACGTCTCACACCTCACGTCTCACACCTCACACCTCACGTCTCACACCTCACGTCTCACACCTCACGTCTCACACCTCACACCTCACGTCTCACACCTCACGTCTCACGTCTCACACCTCACACCTCACATCTCACGCCTCATACCTCACATCTCACGCCTCATACCTCACATCTCACGCCTTACACCTCACACCTCATGTACGAGTCATGTATCGTATATGGCACGCGCGTATTCTGTACGATACATGACTCGTACACCTCACATGCCAAAAAGTGCACATTCACATTCATTTTGCgctaa
- the LOC105841612 gene encoding protein 4.1 isoform X2, with translation MRESMRRLAFDDGEEKAVRGVRRVRVELLDGDHITIEVHRKARGEDLLDRICEDLDVAEKDYFGLLHLQRGDPRVWVDLNKRLSKTFRNEPWEVMFAVKFYPPEPTALEDEVSRYQIGLAVKKDIAEGRLPCSPITLALLSSYELQAAAGDHGAGCQCGALLAAAPPPPAPLARSALQDNVHALYLKHRGMSPAQAELQYLASAARLPLYGAHTHAARDVTLALSAAGLALCNEGVVLSRFPWPKIIKMSYNKRSFTLKLRASEFDEFETDVSFKLPSTRACKKLWKCSVEHHIFFRREAPVSVPGRHGAWGSPSCRRTLRQLRARPPHLTS, from the exons ATGCGCGAGAGTATGCGGAGGTTAGCCTTTGACGACGGCGAAGAGAAGGCGGTGAGGGGGGTGCGAAGAGTGCGGGTGGAACTCCTCGACGGTGACCATATCACCATCGAAGTACAC CGGAAAGCCCGCGGTGAAGACCTGCTAGACAGAATCTGCGAGGACCTTGACGTCGCCGAGAAAGATTACTTTGGACTTCTGCACCTCCAGCGAGGGGACCCCAGGGTGTGGGTCGATCTCAACAAGCGACTGTCCAAGACTTTTAGAA ATGAACCCTGGGAAGTAATGTTTGCTGTTAAATTCTACCCCCCGGAACCCACGGCGCTGGAGGATGAAGTGTCCAGATACCAAATCGGTCTGGCCGTCAAGAAGGATATTGCCGAAG GTCGGCTGCCCTGCTCCCCCATCACTCTAGCGCTGCTGAGCTCGTACGAGCTGCAGGCGGCGGCGGGAGACCACGGGGCGGGGTGTCAGTGTGGGGCGCTGCTGGCGGCCGCCCCGCCCCCACCCGCGCCCCTCGCGCGCTCCGCCCTGCAGGACAACGTGCACGCCCTCTATCTGAAACACAG GGGCATGAGTCCGGCGCAGGCGGAGCTGCAGTACCTGGCGAGCGCCGCGCGCCTGCCGCTGTACGGCGCGCACACGCACGCCGCGCGTGACGTCACGCTCGCACTCTCCGCCGCGGGACTCGCGCTCTGCAACGAAGG CGTGGTGCTGAGCCGCTTCCCGTGGCCGAAGATAATAAAGATGAGCTACAACAAGCGCTCGTTTACCCTGAAGCTGCGGGCCAGCGAGTTCGATGAGTTCGAGACGGACGTGAGCTTCAAGCTGCCCTCGACGAGAGCTTGCAAGAAGCTGTGGAAGTGCAGCGTGGAGCATCACATATTTTTTAG ACGAGAGGCTCCGGTGTCTGTCCCGGGTCGGCACGGAGCCTGGGGCTCTCCGTCCTGCCGCCGCACGCTCCGCCAGCTGCGGGCGCGCCCACCACACCTGACCTCCTGA